One Candidatus Sulfurimonas baltica DNA segment encodes these proteins:
- the polA gene encoding DNA polymerase I: MSKTVTIIDTFGFFFRSFYALPSHLKNKDGFPTGLLTGFTNFISTLQKQHDSDYIIFAIDTKGNTFRNEIDPNYKANRKAPPEELTMQLPIAIEWIDKMGYKTLGKVGYEADDIIATVTHFARENNYNVRVVSHDKDLYQLIDDGKVVVVDAIKRKSMDEDACFAKYGITPKQFIDYQSILGDSADNVPGVKGIGKVGAEKLLVEYGCLDNIYANIDEIKPAGVKSKLIESKEGAYMSKELVTLRHDVFDEFDFEEYKMDIEHPFLNIYDELVKYEQNAILRTLHAKNMVSTQTHQDAVKKVEIEIQETRKLDFKATLITDIKELNRVLNTLDKETIVAFDTETTGLEYEKDSLVGFSFSFNDLEAYYVPFAHFYLGVPEQISLDDAKVAIKKIFNSKVVGHNLKFDLHFVTRFLEDDSLDIYADSIILAWLINPESALSLDKLADKLLNHTMVAFKDTVKKGETFAGVEVEDACKYAAEDAFITLKLYNLFLEKLELQGADYLIQEALHVEVPFIKTLLKMEKEGIKVNSVFLEEFLVDVKENLGELTKSIYSLAGSEFNINSTQQLGVILFEHLGLPVGKKTKTGYSTNEQVLSSLEDKHEIIPKLLEYREVYKLYSTYIEPLLKLSKEDKFSRIHTSFVQTGTATGRLSSKNPNLQNIPTRTKLGSKIREAFVSGEGKKLIGIDYSQIELRLLAHFSQDRVLVDAFTNDKDIHMQTAIALFGEEDAASKRNVAKTVNFGLLYGMGQKKLSDTLGITTKEAKEIIEKYFESFPTVRTYFRSIVDNSKEFGYVETLLKRRRYFDYENATPMFKAAYERESVNSLFQGSASDLIKLSMNKIHKVIEDENLNVKMLLQIHDELIFEVNENEAEILGQRFKDIMENIMKLNVPLKASMNIGNNWSELK, from the coding sequence ATGAGCAAAACAGTTACAATAATAGACACATTCGGATTTTTTTTCCGTAGTTTCTATGCACTCCCCTCGCACCTTAAAAACAAAGACGGCTTCCCCACAGGACTTTTAACAGGCTTCACGAACTTTATATCAACGCTTCAAAAACAGCATGACAGCGACTATATTATATTCGCTATTGACACAAAGGGCAATACTTTTAGAAATGAGATTGACCCAAACTATAAAGCAAATCGCAAGGCTCCCCCTGAAGAGCTTACAATGCAACTCCCAATTGCAATAGAGTGGATAGACAAAATGGGGTATAAAACTCTTGGTAAGGTTGGTTACGAAGCTGATGATATAATAGCTACTGTTACACATTTTGCAAGAGAGAATAACTACAACGTAAGAGTCGTTTCACATGATAAAGATCTTTACCAACTCATAGATGATGGGAAGGTTGTGGTAGTAGATGCAATTAAAAGAAAGAGCATGGATGAAGATGCATGTTTTGCCAAATATGGCATAACTCCAAAGCAGTTTATAGATTACCAGTCTATATTGGGTGACTCTGCCGACAATGTACCTGGCGTAAAAGGGATAGGTAAAGTAGGGGCAGAGAAGCTTTTAGTAGAGTATGGATGCTTAGATAATATTTATGCAAATATTGATGAGATAAAACCAGCTGGTGTAAAGAGTAAGCTTATAGAGTCAAAAGAGGGCGCTTACATGTCAAAAGAGCTTGTAACTCTAAGACATGATGTGTTTGATGAGTTTGATTTTGAAGAGTATAAGATGGATATTGAACATCCGTTTTTAAATATTTATGATGAGCTTGTAAAGTATGAACAAAATGCCATTTTAAGAACTTTACATGCTAAAAATATGGTTAGCACTCAAACACATCAAGATGCTGTTAAAAAAGTAGAGATAGAGATACAAGAGACAAGAAAATTGGATTTTAAAGCGACTCTGATAACTGACATTAAAGAGTTAAACAGAGTGTTAAACACATTGGACAAAGAGACAATAGTGGCTTTTGACACTGAGACAACAGGACTTGAGTATGAAAAAGACAGCTTAGTCGGTTTTAGTTTTAGCTTTAATGACCTTGAAGCCTATTATGTCCCATTTGCCCACTTTTATTTAGGTGTACCAGAACAAATCAGTTTAGATGATGCTAAGGTAGCAATTAAAAAGATATTTAACTCTAAAGTAGTTGGACACAACCTTAAGTTTGATTTGCATTTTGTCACTAGGTTCTTAGAAGATGATAGTTTAGATATTTATGCAGATTCTATTATATTAGCTTGGCTTATTAATCCTGAGAGTGCTTTGTCTCTTGATAAATTGGCAGATAAACTTTTAAATCACACTATGGTAGCTTTTAAAGATACAGTTAAAAAAGGGGAGACATTCGCAGGTGTTGAAGTTGAAGATGCTTGTAAATATGCTGCGGAAGATGCCTTTATAACTTTAAAACTTTATAATCTTTTTTTAGAGAAGTTAGAACTTCAAGGGGCAGATTATTTAATACAAGAGGCTCTACATGTAGAGGTTCCTTTCATTAAAACTCTTTTGAAAATGGAAAAAGAGGGGATAAAAGTAAATAGTGTGTTTTTAGAGGAGTTTTTGGTTGATGTAAAAGAGAATTTGGGTGAATTAACAAAAAGTATATATTCATTAGCAGGTAGTGAGTTTAATATTAATTCAACGCAACAGTTAGGAGTTATACTTTTTGAACATTTAGGGCTCCCAGTTGGCAAGAAAACAAAAACTGGCTACTCAACAAACGAACAAGTTTTAAGCTCATTAGAAGATAAACACGAGATTATCCCTAAATTGCTAGAGTACAGAGAAGTCTATAAGCTTTATTCAACATATATTGAACCTCTTTTGAAGCTAAGCAAGGAAGACAAATTTAGCCGCATACACACCTCTTTTGTTCAAACAGGAACTGCTACAGGGAGACTTAGCTCTAAAAATCCTAACTTGCAAAACATTCCAACTAGAACAAAACTAGGATCTAAAATCAGAGAAGCTTTTGTATCTGGTGAGGGTAAAAAACTTATAGGTATTGACTACTCACAAATTGAGCTTAGACTTCTGGCACACTTCTCCCAAGACAGGGTTCTTGTCGATGCTTTTACTAATGATAAAGATATACATATGCAAACTGCTATTGCACTTTTTGGCGAAGAGGATGCAGCCTCTAAAAGAAATGTTGCCAAAACAGTAAACTTTGGACTTCTTTACGGGATGGGGCAAAAAAAATTATCAGATACTTTGGGTATTACAACTAAAGAGGCTAAAGAGATTATAGAAAAATACTTTGAGTCATTCCCGACAGTTAGAACATATTTTCGCTCTATCGTAGATAACTCTAAGGAGTTTGGATATGTGGAGACTTTACTAAAACGCCGTAGATATTTTGACTATGAAAATGCTACTCCTATGTTTAAAGCAGCATATGAGAGAGAGTCTGTAAACAGCCTCTTTCAGGGAAGTGCATCTGACCTAATTAAGTTGTCAATGAATAAAATTCATAAAGTAATAGAAGATGAAAATTTAAATGTCAAGATGCTTCTTCAAATTCACGATGAGTTGATATTTGAAGTAAACGAGAATGAAGCAGAAATTTTAGGTCAAAGATTTAAAGATATAATGGAAAATATAATGAAGCTTAACGTGCCTCTTAAGGCAAGTATGAACATTGGAAATAACTGGAGCGAGCTCAAGTAG